CAAATATGGCTACTCGAAAGCGAATGAGAAAAACAAGCgctaaaaataaaagacattttttgagacgAAAAATGAAGAAAACTCGGGGACACGGATTAGCCGATTACATAACTCCGAAAAACGTGTCAAACGCTTTGCAAGTCGGTTCTCTTttgtatagtttaaaaaaagcgtGGAAAGGAAAAAAACCAAACACGGTAAATTTAACAAAACCTGTCGAACCTTATATGCAAGATTACTCTTTTGAAGTacgataaagaaaaaaattataacttgtattttattttttatttaaataaaatgtatatacaaaaatgaatgtttttttattttttgaaaactttggtttctgttgcgtttaataaagactttttttttgccGTTGCAATAATCACAAGTTATGTTAATCTTTGGTAACTTAAACATCTTTTTCTCGTATGTAACATATAATATATCGTCCTTGATAACGCCAAGacatttgttaaattcttcCAAAACtgctttttgattttcttttgccaaaatacaatataattgaCCGTAACCACCACACGTATTGCACAATTGTTCTTCGATAGTGTCGCGTAAAGGACATATAGCTTgtctttgcatttttttttataacaagttGAGATCAAAAAGcctttttaaatgttcttttgtGATGACGTCATCCCAAGGTCTGTCTAAAAATCTGTCTATTGTTTGTAATCGAGAAAAATTATtcaagtatatttgttttttttcttcgttttgcattaaataaatattttcttcattcaTTATAGAAGGTATAGCTAATAAATCCTGCATTGAGATTTTGTTCCATTGTGTTTCATTATTTGTTCTAAGCAAATCgtgactttttaaaatgttgcgtACAGTATTATCAGACAATATTTGTGCTTCATATATATCACGATTAATTGTTTTGTCTTTGGATTTAGCCGACAGCGAGTCTCGTTCcagtttttcttgttttttgaaatataaaggtAACAAGACGTCTTTTTCAAACAGTCGTTTGGCTGTTGCATCAAGATAAGgaaagaattctttttttacaaatttaaagtaTGGAGCCATCTTTAGCAGAATTTGTTCAGAATTATGAAGctcagaaatttcaaaaaaatgatggTTTAACAAAGTGTCAAGTAAAGGTATGTAAATAGATGAACTATATCTGTAATCAGGAAtgctaaataaaattgttaaaaaatatgccGCGAAAGCGCCACACAAACTACTTTTATTCCATTGATAGCAATTTTTGTTGTAAGATAACATGACATTTTGTTGTCCAGTTTCTGCGCTAAATTTCAAGATGAAATGTGTAAAccaataaaattctttattatgAAGTGTCCACTCGTACGGaaaatgttttgtgttttttatataagaattaatttcaatttcgttataatttatattcaaggtattaatttttaaatttgtttgaacTTCGTCTACAGATTCAAACAAATGTCTGTTATATCTTAGATGAAAAGGAATTTGACGAAGAACGCTTTCTGGACCTAAActgtcaaagcaaaaaaaatgacCGTCATCCAATTTTATCAGCGCTCGCCAGTGTTGACCATCTTCTTTACTTGTttcattgttataaataataaaagaaccGTTTTTGTTCATGCGTTTAATAATGTCGATATGGGCTGTGGATCGACTTAATTCGTCAAAGCCATACACacctttaaaataattcttatacGCAGGTTGAGAAAAATACGAAATTAAAGACTCATTTGAGCACATTATTCttcaatactaaaaaaacttgaaataaatattgttacaacagcatgtaaaatattaacaaataaagtttttttatccgTCGGTTCTTCTTTTATTATTCCGTCAATGCTTCTTTTAACAGTTTGTTTTCGCAAAATTGCCTCGAGTTTTTTAATTAGAGTTGAAGCGGCTGGCAGCACTTTTGTACTAAACGTATCTATAAAACCGTCTGTTTGATCACCTTCTGCTTCAAACTGGCTTTTATTAGGTTGTGATTCCATGACCAAAACTACAAGTTTTGAATGATAATATTTTGCTATACAGTCTTTTTGATCCAtatagtctttttttaatttttcaaaatgattctGATGGTCAAAGCAAAGCTGAGGCTCGTTTAAAAGGTGTTTAAAATTGCtattattgaaacatttttcaattgagCTAGAATCAAGATTTGCTCGTTTggagtttaatattttttgaagcaattcgTTAGAGTATTCATCTTTTGTATGTTCATCATCTGATATAGGAGAATGTGGAGAGGAGTTGCCAGATTTATTAAACTGGCTGTATCTTTTACTCACTTTGTCTAAAGCGCATACAACGCAGTTGTTgtgaattcttttaattatactGTCAactctttccatttttttaaattaaaatttaaacacattttacatttttatacttgtaaaaGTAATTTTCAAAGAAACAGAGGTTATTTTTGATTtacaactctttttttttttagatatggtTTATGGATGTCgaatatattgaaaatacaGAACGACATATATGGGGGAAAAGATGTCTAAGAGAGTTGTGTTTGCGAATGTTTAATGGAAACAAAATTTATCACGTTCAAATTTGGCCATGTGTACCTTTTGATAAATTAAGTTTCAAGGAACAAAGTACTTTTAACTTTTGCAATCGCAATATTCACGGATTAACTTATCAACCTGATAATTCCTTTTCTGGCGAACATATCTTTTGTTGTAATACTGACGAATATTTgactcttatttttaaaaattatgcaaacaatttaatattgtttaaaggAGGAGACATGGAAAAAAGTATTCTAAAATCTTTAAATCTcaatttatatttctttgacttgaattatttaaaatttccaaaagtgCAAAATATGCGTTATTGGTATGGAGAACAAAAATGTGAATATCATTATACTCATTTGACATTTCAAATTTGTCGTTTACATCACTGTTCAAAATATGAAACCAAAATGTTGTTATTATACATGCaagatttactttattttaatatagatGAAAATTCATCAAACAATTTTCgagaatttttaaactttttaaaggaTAACAACTGTAAAAATAAGAATACGTGtacatgttttgaaaatgtattttttttaaatgaaaatttttccaaatataatataattaaaaaataacaaatgtttctttttatgAGTGAAAGACAATTTTCAACTCTTCCTTGTTTGCAATATTTCTTTCTTTATGCTTCAAGTAATCGTAAAGTTTGTCGTCTTTTTTGTAAAGAATAGCAGATattgtaaaatttcttttgaaaaaataaaaccagtTTGCTTGCGGAAACAATTCAATTGGCGAATTGTGGTAAAAATTACATTGATTAATAGCtttgtaaattaaaactttatcttgcactattttgtatttttcagtttttgaaaaataatcataaatgcGAATAGGCGTGTATATAGTATAATAACCATTGTGAAAGAGTTTGTCATTAAAACTAAAACGGGTATAATTAGCTTGAAGAGTAAACTTTGAAGGTATGTACTTTTTTCGCAATTCTTCATAATTGCGGTAATGGTTATTTAAATAATCGCCAtgattattaatcaaataaggaaacaaaaagtaatatttgagagaaagttttaatttgtttttccacGTGTTAAACGAAGCTcgattaaagtatttaaaatttgcaataaattCATCCAGCTTATCTTTGTACACTTTATATATCGGGTGTGTTGATTCCTTTTtgataatttctaaaaaagttttatttattagagcGCAAACTTGATACATTTCCCGAGTCCAATTAAGCGTTTGTTCTTCAAATGACATGCATTCTCTAAACGATTTTGCAAACAAGtctatattgttattataatctttcattataaaaacatgataaagAACCGAATATTGTTCTTCGGGTAAATTTAATTGAAGATTCcattttgttaaatattcttttataatattaagcCAATCTTCATACGTGTGATCCAAATGATGAAATTCTTGAAGTATAGGATGTAGTTCATTATTTGGATAAAACAGTTGTAAGGCTTTCTCTACAGATTGATCGACTTGCTTGCTCGTCATTCTTttaaaactgactgtaatttaacattttcaaagtatttataCCCATTGAAATTACCTTTTAagggaataaaaaaaacaatgtttctgGTAATAAACTGGTTTTTTTCgagtttttattaacaatacatttaaatatctcaaaaaaaaaaaattaaataatatttaaaattaagcttcttcttcttcagtttcttttttcaattttttattgccAGTTTCTTGAATGGCATTTTCTTTCGCagctctttttaaattttgattaaaattacgataacctttttctttcaaaatgaCGTTCATCATGGGAGGTTCAATTGCGGCCAATCTTTCGTATTCTGAATAATGAAACATTTCGTCGTCTTTTGCAAGTCGAATTGCAAAATTGGCAAACTtaacttctttataaattttcgTAACGTTGAACGCGTACACATAagctttattttgaataatttccAAATCGCTCattaaattttccaaaaatttcttTGTCACTTTACTTTGCGCATGATGTATAAACGCTTGATAGTTGTTTTCGCcgccttttttatttaaaaaacttttgtcgTCTTTACTCGTTTTTATTTCTGCTCTATACagaaaatgaattttttctctgtttttgcATTGCTGCCTGTATTTTTCAGGAAGCAATATCCATTCTTCGTCGTTATGATTAGAATAAACCACttcgttttttgtaaaatcgaATTGAGCGACAGGTTTTACCGGGCATTTTGAATATTGCCCAGCAATGACATCTTTCTCTCGTTGAATGTCACAAAGCCACAATGTATTTGCAGCCAAATCACcaaatttcaaataacttttgtcGTTGCAATATGTAATTTCAAAATCAACGctagccattttttttttgttgaatgaaaaaaaattttaaacaacttccttttatacgttttttttttcattgtttttctttttttttttaaacaaataaacttcaagattaaaaaacaagaataaaacaagtttttttcgAACAATAAGCAACGTACGATTGTTGAACTTTGAACTCGATGACGTTTTTTTTGTGCACTTTTCGCTTTAAAAAAGAGTATAAAAGGAActgtttagtttaaataaaaaacagagtGCAAGTTAGCTTGAAAGGTATGTATGCgctaaaagtttaaatgttttttttaaatgtaattctTTAGAttgtttacattgttttttaaatgtttttttagatgtCAGTTTTGATTGAAGATTTGGAAAACCATTCTTTTTATGCTACTTCGGGTAGCGCCGGTCTTGATTTGAGAAGTACGCAAGAAGTTATTCTTGaaccatttgaaaaaaaacttgtttcgaCTGGagtttctatatttaaaatggATAACCATATTCAAGGTTTTATAACTGCAAAATCAGGTCTTGCTTTAAAATATGGATTAGTGGTATTCAACTCGCCTGCCATCATTGATTCTGATTATACTCGAGAGATAAAAGTCATGCTTTTTAATAACAGTAAAGAACCTTATAAAgtcgaaaaaaaaagttttattgctCAAATCACATTTGTACCATTTGTTCGAGCTCAAAAGGTTGAAGTTGAATTTGAAGGTTGTCAATCTTTGTTTCATGTAGCATCAGCcgttattgaaaataaaagagTTGGAGGATTTGGATCGACTGGACaataaatatcatataaaactttttttgatttttagaacacaaaattttcaagcattgcttattttttttattcgttaactttttttttttttgaaattgacagttgtttttaatttttaaataaaaaatttttaaaaacaaaagtcggcaggtttaaaaaaaagtaactgaaTGTCAAAACTTTGTGACAATTTAAAGGAATTGACTTGTAATATGCAAATTTCTGACGAAATAAACGAATGtttgttacaattttataaagaataaatttttttcaggatataaaaaaatgaaatgcaaCAGTAGAAACAACTCTGGCAAAGAAtgcagttttaataaaaacgtGGAATGGGCAAAACATAAATGTGAACGTTTGTATATATGGAACCGCGTTTTCGATGAAAATCCAAAACATTATgaacatttcaaaacaattagaaaaattttaaaatatgacaaaGACGACTGGGAAACAAAATGGAGCTCTGgtacaataacaaaaattttaatggagTTAAAACACGATATTGAGagcattgataaaaatttattaagtttattgtaCATggattgcattttaaaaataattaaaaaatgtcacAAAGCCATTTTggaactggaaattttaataaatgaagaaaataaatttattaaagagaGGGATGT
This portion of the Hydra vulgaris chromosome 13, alternate assembly HydraT2T_AEP genome encodes:
- the LOC136089629 gene encoding deoxyuridine 5'-triphosphate nucleotidohydrolase-like: MSVLIEDLENHSFYATSGSAGLDLRSTQEVILEPFEKKLVSTGVSIFKMDNHIQGFITAKSGLALKYGLVVFNSPAIIDSDYTREIKVMLFNNSKEPYKVEKKSFIAQITFVPFVRAQKVEVEFEGCQSLFHVASAVIENKRVGGFGSTGQ